Proteins from a single region of Sporosarcina sp. P33:
- the ccsB gene encoding c-type cytochrome biogenesis protein CcsB, with protein sequence MDLITVSSNLLLVSFVAYLVATLFFGGAIKKSKTEKAYQNSKWGTIGLVITIIGFLSHLGYFFTRWGASGHAPLSNMFEFTTAFGMMLVGAFILLYIMYRTPSLGLFALPIAIIIISYATMFPTEVTPLIPALQSKWLFIHVITTVIGESILAISAIAGLVFLVKNIDMTKKSKSRFWIEAVMYTLILVLGFVVTSTTFKVMNYEAEFTYIDKNEASAEITYHVPPLFGMNEYEAMTPDTMTPWVEMPPIINAQKLSSLVWSIAVGSVLYLLLRLIARKPIAAVFQPLAKKANSQLMDEIGYRSVLIGFPVFTLGALIFAMIWAHEAWSRFWGWDPKEVWALITWLFYAAFLHLRLSRGWEGKKSAWLAVIGFVIIMFNLIAVNLIIAGLHSYA encoded by the coding sequence ACCGTAAGCAGTAATTTATTATTGGTTTCATTTGTTGCTTATTTGGTGGCAACATTGTTTTTTGGAGGGGCTATTAAAAAGTCGAAAACAGAAAAAGCCTATCAAAACAGTAAGTGGGGCACAATCGGTCTTGTGATTACAATCATCGGTTTCCTGTCTCATTTAGGCTATTTTTTCACACGGTGGGGCGCTTCAGGCCATGCACCTCTCAGTAATATGTTCGAGTTCACAACTGCATTTGGCATGATGCTCGTAGGAGCGTTCATTCTATTGTATATTATGTACCGAACACCGTCACTTGGATTATTTGCGCTGCCGATTGCGATTATTATTATCTCCTATGCAACGATGTTCCCGACAGAGGTCACGCCGTTGATCCCAGCACTGCAGAGTAAATGGTTATTCATTCATGTAATTACAACGGTTATCGGAGAGTCGATACTGGCAATCAGTGCGATCGCGGGACTGGTATTCCTGGTGAAAAATATTGATATGACAAAGAAATCTAAATCACGTTTTTGGATTGAAGCAGTGATGTATACACTGATTCTGGTTCTTGGTTTTGTTGTCACATCAACTACATTCAAAGTAATGAATTATGAAGCAGAATTCACGTATATTGATAAAAATGAAGCGTCTGCCGAAATCACGTATCATGTTCCTCCGTTATTCGGAATGAATGAATATGAAGCGATGACACCGGATACTATGACGCCATGGGTAGAAATGCCGCCTATCATCAACGCGCAGAAGTTATCCTCACTAGTGTGGTCAATTGCAGTAGGTTCAGTTCTTTATTTGCTGCTGCGGTTAATTGCGCGCAAGCCGATTGCTGCGGTTTTCCAGCCACTCGCGAAGAAGGCAAACTCTCAACTAATGGATGAGATCGGCTATCGTTCGGTATTAATCGGTTTCCCTGTATTTACACTCGGAGCATTGATTTTCGCTATGATTTGGGCGCACGAAGCCTGGTCGCGATTCTGGGGATGGGATCCGAAAGAGGTGTGGGCACTCATTACATGGTTGTTCTACGCCGCATTCCTTCACTTGCGCCTGTCGCGCGGTTGGGAAGGCAAGAAGTCCGCTTGGCTGGCAGTGATCGGTTTCGTCATCATTATGTTCAACTTGATTGCGGTAAACTTAATTATTGCTGGTTTACACTCTTATGCATAA
- a CDS encoding response regulator transcription factor, whose amino-acid sequence MEETVKLLVVDDEDRIRRLLNMYLSREGYEIDEAVDGAEALEKAFTEQYDCILLDVMMPEKDGLEVLAELRENKLMTPVILLTAKGEEADRVGGFESGADDYIVKPFSPREVVLRVKAMLRRSVSFPNVSSNTTSKDLVVFPQLTIDHDAHRVTAEGKEVNLTPKEYELLYFLAKSPDKVFDREQLLKEVWHYEFFGDLRTVDTHVKRLREKLSRVSEKAAKMIVTVWGVGYKFEVPNE is encoded by the coding sequence GTGGAAGAAACCGTGAAGTTATTAGTGGTGGATGATGAGGATCGTATCCGCCGTCTGTTAAATATGTATTTATCCAGAGAAGGCTATGAAATTGACGAGGCAGTTGATGGAGCAGAGGCTCTTGAAAAAGCATTCACTGAACAATATGACTGTATTTTGCTCGATGTCATGATGCCGGAGAAAGACGGTTTGGAAGTGCTGGCGGAATTGCGTGAGAATAAGCTGATGACGCCTGTCATTCTTTTGACCGCGAAAGGGGAAGAGGCAGATCGTGTAGGCGGATTCGAGAGCGGTGCAGACGATTATATTGTCAAACCGTTCAGTCCGAGGGAAGTCGTGCTGCGTGTGAAAGCGATGCTAAGACGCTCCGTTTCATTTCCTAATGTATCATCCAATACGACGTCGAAAGATCTGGTCGTATTTCCGCAGCTAACAATTGATCACGATGCACACCGCGTAACGGCAGAAGGCAAGGAAGTCAATTTGACGCCAAAAGAATATGAATTGCTGTATTTCCTTGCAAAGTCACCAGACAAAGTATTTGACCGTGAACAATTGCTGAAAGAGGTATGGCATTACGAATTTTTCGGAGATTTGCGGACAGTCGATACACATGTAAAACGTCTGCGTGAGAAATTGAGCCGTGTGTCTGAAAAAGCGGCAAAGATGATCGTCACTGTCTGGGGTGTCGGGTATAAGTTTGAGGTTCCGAACGAATGA
- a CDS encoding ATP-binding protein yields the protein MMRIWNSIVGKLWATILLLVSFVLFIVTLFLLEFLDNFHTKQAEESLQREAATISKIVNDQSGQKTDSVHQIIEDILDAETNALVVDPRGDVLYSFHTSSSKQEIEEKLLSEKGLFDSPETGKQKMKEMILPSLTEADVMEQFLILSYPYEQASGQQASVLMYQSLDAVHRTTKSTTNIVFLSAFIAFLLTTFFAFFLSTRITLPLRKMKQAAFELSKGNFDTHLPVMQKDEIGQLATAFNQMGRQLKYNMELIKQEKEQLSSILTSMTDAVVTFNQDYSILLKNPQAELLLKKWYGYNEKKEHPLPKEVFHMLEHAISFDEEVEDELELGGQFYVISISPLYSESSIRGAVAVFRDMTEQRKLDKLRSDFIANVSHELRTPISMLQGYSEAIIDNVVSSEEERMEMVQIIHDESKRMSRLVTDLLSLARMESGHIQLYKEPLPIVEFLDRMVTKFSQVAKDAQVTLSLQTEESEALLVTADEDRMEQVLTNLIDNAIRHTPDGGAVTLGVFRTGGMLDITVADTGVGIPEKDLPFVFERFYKADKARTRGKGGTGLGLAIAKNIMEAHNGSILATRGEQSGTIFICSLPFDSAKN from the coding sequence ATGATGAGAATATGGAATTCAATTGTCGGGAAGCTATGGGCCACCATATTGCTTCTCGTTTCCTTTGTCTTGTTTATCGTCACACTGTTCCTGCTGGAGTTTCTGGATAACTTCCATACGAAACAAGCAGAAGAGTCATTGCAGAGAGAAGCTGCCACCATCAGCAAAATTGTCAACGACCAAAGCGGACAGAAGACCGATTCTGTACATCAGATTATAGAAGATATTCTTGATGCGGAAACTAATGCTCTTGTGGTAGACCCAAGGGGAGACGTTCTTTATTCATTCCACACATCAAGCAGCAAACAAGAGATTGAAGAAAAGCTTCTTTCGGAAAAAGGCTTATTTGATTCGCCTGAAACCGGCAAGCAAAAAATGAAGGAAATGATACTGCCTTCTCTGACTGAAGCGGATGTCATGGAGCAGTTTTTAATTCTTTCTTATCCGTATGAACAGGCATCTGGCCAACAGGCAAGTGTGCTCATGTACCAAAGTTTGGATGCTGTTCACAGGACGACTAAAAGTACAACGAATATTGTATTCCTTTCTGCGTTTATCGCATTTCTTCTGACAACATTTTTTGCTTTTTTCCTATCCACACGTATAACACTGCCGCTGCGTAAAATGAAGCAGGCCGCTTTTGAATTATCAAAAGGGAACTTTGATACGCATTTGCCGGTCATGCAAAAAGATGAAATAGGTCAGCTGGCAACCGCTTTTAACCAGATGGGACGTCAACTAAAATATAATATGGAATTGATCAAGCAGGAGAAAGAACAGTTGTCGAGCATCTTGACGTCGATGACAGACGCGGTTGTGACATTTAATCAAGACTATTCTATCCTGCTTAAAAACCCTCAAGCAGAACTGCTGCTGAAAAAATGGTACGGCTATAACGAGAAAAAGGAACATCCATTGCCAAAAGAAGTGTTCCATATGCTTGAACATGCTATTTCATTTGACGAGGAAGTGGAGGATGAACTGGAATTAGGCGGACAGTTTTATGTGATCTCTATCAGCCCGCTGTACAGTGAGAGCAGTATCCGCGGAGCAGTTGCTGTGTTCCGTGATATGACGGAGCAGCGTAAACTGGATAAGCTGCGTTCTGATTTCATCGCGAACGTTTCGCATGAACTGCGCACGCCAATTTCGATGCTGCAGGGATACAGTGAAGCGATTATCGATAATGTGGTGAGCAGTGAGGAAGAGCGTATGGAAATGGTTCAGATTATTCATGACGAATCAAAACGTATGAGCCGTCTCGTAACCGATTTGCTGAGTCTGGCCAGAATGGAGTCAGGACATATTCAGCTGTATAAAGAACCTTTGCCGATTGTGGAATTCCTCGACCGCATGGTGACGAAATTTTCACAAGTAGCCAAAGACGCACAAGTCACCTTATCTTTACAGACTGAAGAGTCAGAAGCACTTCTCGTGACCGCTGACGAAGACCGTATGGAACAAGTTCTGACCAATTTGATCGACAATGCCATCCGCCATACACCAGATGGAGGAGCTGTTACGCTAGGGGTGTTCCGTACCGGTGGAATGCTCGATATTACAGTGGCTGATACAGGCGTAGGGATTCCTGAAAAAGATCTGCCATTCGTTTTTGAACGTTTTTATAAGGCGGATAAAGCGAGGACGAGAGGAAAAGGCGGGACCGGGCTTGGTTTGGCGATTGCAAAAAACATTATGGAAGCGCACAATGGATCTATTTTAGCGACACGCGGCGAACAGTCAGGAACCATCTTCATTTGTTCACTTCCATTTGATTCAGCAAAGAACTGA
- a CDS encoding sigma-70 family RNA polymerase sigma factor has product MDDSVFQRLYEDYNRDVFNFLTYLTRNREVAEDLMHEVYVRVLKSYGRFEGKSSEKTWLFAIAKNVSIDYFRKQSTVKKHTNLHFDWETQQLTAPGRLPEQLLEADDEQRQVLKALDTCTGDQKMVILMRFFQDLTVAETAEILEWTESKVKTTQHRAIKSLKEKLEVQSMREG; this is encoded by the coding sequence ATGGATGATTCCGTTTTTCAGCGGCTATATGAAGATTATAACCGTGACGTGTTTAATTTCCTGACATATTTAACCCGCAACCGGGAAGTGGCGGAAGATTTGATGCATGAAGTGTATGTGCGCGTTCTTAAATCATATGGCCGGTTTGAAGGGAAAAGTTCTGAAAAAACTTGGCTGTTTGCGATTGCAAAGAATGTTTCCATTGATTACTTCCGTAAACAGTCAACAGTCAAGAAACATACCAATCTTCATTTTGATTGGGAGACACAGCAATTGACCGCGCCCGGACGTTTGCCGGAACAGCTGCTGGAAGCGGATGATGAGCAGCGGCAAGTGCTGAAAGCATTAGACACATGTACAGGGGATCAGAAAATGGTCATCCTGATGCGGTTCTTCCAGGATCTCACAGTTGCTGAAACAGCAGAGATTCTGGAGTGGACCGAAAGCAAAGTGAAAACGACCCAGCATCGGGCAATCAAATCGCTGAAGGAGAAACTGGAAGTACAATCCATGAGGGAGGGGTGA
- a CDS encoding ECF transporter S component, whose amino-acid sequence MNNKKLRKLILVAILGSISTVLMQFNFPIPAMPGFLKIDFSEIPAVMAIMTMGPAAGIGVELLKNIMHWFLQGSPTGVPVGEIANFATGVLFIMPIYWIFMKYRSAKGLAAGLIAGTVAMAVGMSALNYLVFLPMYTYFLGMPAVTGDSLYQMIILGILPFNLVKGAMLLAITLMLYRSMEKWILQQQKKLSF is encoded by the coding sequence GTGAATAACAAGAAGTTACGCAAGTTAATATTGGTGGCAATTCTCGGGAGCATCTCGACTGTATTGATGCAGTTCAACTTCCCGATCCCGGCAATGCCCGGATTTTTAAAGATTGATTTCAGTGAAATTCCGGCTGTCATGGCAATCATGACGATGGGTCCGGCTGCAGGAATTGGCGTGGAATTATTGAAAAACATCATGCACTGGTTTTTGCAGGGAAGCCCGACTGGTGTGCCGGTAGGTGAAATCGCAAACTTTGCAACAGGTGTATTGTTCATTATGCCGATCTACTGGATTTTTATGAAGTATCGTTCTGCTAAAGGTCTGGCTGCAGGGTTAATCGCCGGTACGGTGGCAATGGCAGTAGGTATGAGCGCATTGAATTACTTGGTGTTCTTGCCGATGTACACATATTTCCTGGGTATGCCAGCAGTTACTGGCGACTCGCTGTATCAGATGATCATATTAGGAATCCTGCCGTTCAACCTGGTCAAGGGTGCCATGTTATTAGCCATCACGTTAATGTTATATAGAAGCATGGAGAAGTGGATTCTCCAGCAGCAAAAGAAATTATCGTTCTAA
- a CDS encoding ferredoxin: MSSKKYTIVDQDTCIACGACGAAAPDIYDYDDEGIAFVILDDNTGNTEVPEELMEDLEDAFDGCPTDSIKIADEPFEGDPLKYED; encoded by the coding sequence ATGTCTAGCAAAAAGTATACGATTGTCGATCAGGATACATGCATAGCTTGCGGCGCTTGCGGGGCTGCTGCACCCGATATCTATGATTATGACGATGAGGGGATTGCATTTGTTATTTTAGATGATAACACGGGAAACACTGAAGTTCCAGAAGAACTGATGGAGGATCTTGAAGATGCGTTCGATGGCTGCCCTACGGATTCAATTAAAATTGCGGATGAGCCCTTCGAAGGCGATCCTTTAAAATATGAAGATTGA
- a CDS encoding helix-turn-helix domain-containing protein, with product MSFDSVLLTIFQRMHGERSAQGVFHILRGKRSGQTLQDVEYYQVKSYYGLLPGLSASDFQLAVERLVSEGYLYIDILVYVTAKGQIATGSELWRFNGWDYRGREREFGRRLALLVQTLSNLRNGETMFMPIQKELPVQQFIKGLLRNQPAPINALAEALRTELERSMTDAKLSELQCTIVSGRLTGHHVTAYTWEQMAESFKLPVMTVQLYYLEALHIVLDFISVQEDFPLLTELAAGCRVDTYLTQSAERTRKLFEHGYSVEQIASLRHLKLSTIEDHFIEMAANVYDFPYLEFVTDEQIEAVWQQIDQLQTKRLRLLKERCPELSYFQLRLIVIIGRRDS from the coding sequence TTGAGTTTTGATTCTGTCTTATTAACGATCTTTCAGCGCATGCATGGCGAGCGTTCCGCACAAGGAGTCTTTCATATTCTGCGCGGAAAACGGTCCGGCCAGACGTTGCAGGATGTCGAATATTATCAAGTTAAATCATACTATGGACTGCTGCCCGGCTTATCCGCAAGCGATTTTCAGCTGGCTGTGGAGCGGCTTGTGTCAGAAGGGTATCTGTATATTGATATTCTTGTTTATGTGACGGCGAAGGGACAAATAGCGACGGGAAGTGAATTGTGGCGGTTTAATGGCTGGGACTACAGGGGGCGTGAAAGAGAGTTCGGCAGACGGCTGGCACTTTTAGTGCAAACGCTGTCGAATCTGAGAAACGGCGAAACGATGTTTATGCCAATTCAAAAAGAATTGCCTGTCCAGCAGTTCATTAAGGGGCTTTTACGCAATCAGCCGGCTCCAATAAACGCACTGGCAGAAGCTTTACGTACAGAATTGGAGCGGTCGATGACGGACGCCAAGCTGTCGGAGCTGCAGTGCACGATTGTCAGCGGACGTCTGACAGGACACCATGTAACTGCATACACATGGGAGCAGATGGCTGAAAGTTTCAAACTCCCCGTCATGACGGTGCAGCTTTATTATCTGGAGGCCTTACATATTGTGCTTGATTTTATTTCGGTGCAGGAAGATTTTCCATTACTTACGGAGCTGGCTGCCGGGTGCAGAGTGGATACATATCTGACACAGTCTGCCGAAAGAACAAGGAAACTGTTTGAGCATGGTTATTCGGTAGAGCAAATAGCTTCCTTGCGTCACTTGAAATTGAGCACAATAGAAGATCATTTTATTGAAATGGCTGCTAACGTATATGATTTCCCTTATTTGGAATTTGTTACGGATGAGCAGATCGAGGCAGTCTGGCAGCAAATTGATCAGCTGCAGACAAAGCGTTTGCGTCTTTTAAAAGAACGCTGTCCCGAGCTTTCTTATTTTCAGCTGCGGCTGATTGTCATCATTGGAAGGAGAGATAGCTGA
- a CDS encoding ATP-dependent DNA helicase RecQ, whose amino-acid sequence MKLQEVLEQRFGYDSFRPGQREVITELLAGKDALAIFPTGMGKSLCYQLPAYMLEGAVVIISPLVALMEDQVANLRKHKEKRVVAINSFLSRKEKDMALAALGQYKFIFLSPEMMMQSAVQQLVRKLHIAFYVVDEAHCISEWGFDFRPDYLRLKELFSDAARPPVLALTATANEKVIEDITSYLQMRQPHIERQPIDRPAISYRVVHMEKEAAKTEWIIERLSATIGPGIIYVASRKRADELAAAIRERGIRTASYHGGKEQDERSIIQEQFVQGELEWICATNAFGMGIHKDDIRQIIHEHIPAAPSAYIQEVGRAGRDGKKAAATLLYSERDIQKVKFIVYDDLPDEQQIRYYHSLMQAGTDAQAAAEQAGLTEVSARLLDYYFEEFDTENVVCQIQRIFQNKEKQIAEMESYVTSENCLRNTLVRFFGENALPAEADCCSNCQNLDDTWLNMPDSPPKQVSEPLQWRERLHSLLG is encoded by the coding sequence ATGAAACTTCAGGAAGTGCTTGAACAGCGATTTGGCTATGATTCATTCCGTCCTGGGCAGCGGGAGGTCATTACTGAATTACTTGCCGGAAAGGATGCGCTGGCAATTTTTCCGACAGGCATGGGGAAATCGCTTTGCTATCAATTACCAGCCTATATGCTTGAAGGTGCAGTAGTTATTATTTCTCCGCTCGTCGCACTAATGGAGGATCAGGTCGCTAATTTACGAAAGCACAAAGAGAAGCGTGTCGTTGCGATAAACTCTTTTTTATCCAGGAAAGAAAAGGATATGGCTCTTGCGGCGCTAGGGCAATATAAATTTATCTTTTTATCGCCAGAAATGATGATGCAGTCTGCGGTTCAGCAGCTCGTTAGGAAGTTGCACATTGCATTTTATGTAGTCGATGAAGCGCACTGCATTTCGGAATGGGGGTTTGACTTTCGTCCTGATTATTTACGTTTAAAGGAACTGTTTTCGGATGCGGCACGGCCGCCTGTTCTTGCGCTGACGGCGACCGCCAATGAAAAAGTCATTGAAGACATCACATCCTATCTGCAGATGAGACAACCGCATATTGAACGTCAGCCGATTGATCGGCCGGCTATTTCATACCGTGTCGTACATATGGAGAAAGAGGCGGCAAAGACCGAGTGGATCATTGAACGGCTCTCTGCGACAATCGGTCCCGGAATTATCTATGTAGCCTCCAGAAAGCGGGCAGATGAACTGGCAGCAGCCATAAGAGAACGAGGCATTCGAACGGCGAGCTATCACGGCGGTAAAGAACAGGATGAACGGTCCATCATACAGGAACAATTTGTACAAGGGGAGCTTGAGTGGATTTGCGCGACGAATGCATTTGGCATGGGCATCCATAAAGACGATATTCGACAAATCATTCATGAGCATATTCCGGCGGCGCCAAGTGCATATATTCAGGAGGTAGGCCGTGCGGGACGTGATGGCAAAAAGGCCGCCGCTACGCTTTTATACAGTGAACGCGACATCCAAAAAGTAAAGTTTATCGTTTATGACGATCTTCCGGACGAACAGCAAATCCGCTATTATCATTCGCTTATGCAAGCGGGCACAGATGCGCAGGCGGCCGCTGAACAAGCAGGGTTAACAGAAGTCTCAGCCCGCTTGCTGGATTATTATTTCGAAGAATTCGACACAGAAAATGTCGTCTGTCAAATTCAGCGGATTTTTCAAAACAAGGAAAAACAAATTGCCGAAATGGAGAGCTACGTTACTAGTGAAAATTGTCTGCGGAACACACTTGTAAGATTTTTTGGCGAAAATGCTCTCCCCGCAGAAGCCGATTGCTGTTCCAATTGTCAGAACTTGGACGACACTTGGCTGAATATGCCGGATTCTCCGCCGAAACAAGTGTCAGAACCATTACAGTGGCGGGAACGATTACACAGCTTATTGGGATAA
- a CDS encoding metallophosphoesterase: protein MKKVRIAGLSVLSSAVAMMAYMFTLAHRNRVLTHTLTADSSATNILQVFFISDIHRRRLPERLIEELRTRSIDAVIVGGDAAEKGVPVGRVERNMRMLSAVAPLFYIFGNNDQEVGVPNILRAVKKAGGTVLVDSTAPIPNHPRWGICGLQDPNNGPVEIDKAADSAAGYEKLILAVHNPSLLRKIEGKLQPALSLAGHTHGGQIRFGPWGMQDLGCFQKTADSAKLISNGYGTTMVPLRLGAKPECHVVEIRY from the coding sequence ATGAAAAAGGTACGCATTGCAGGTTTATCGGTTCTCTCGTCAGCCGTCGCCATGATGGCCTATATGTTTACACTGGCCCATCGAAACCGTGTGCTGACACATACGCTGACAGCTGATTCATCCGCAACTAACATATTGCAGGTGTTTTTTATTTCAGACATCCATAGGCGCCGGCTGCCTGAGCGGCTGATCGAAGAGTTGCGCACACGTTCCATAGATGCAGTCATAGTGGGCGGGGACGCGGCAGAAAAAGGCGTGCCGGTCGGACGAGTCGAAAGGAATATGCGCATGCTGTCTGCTGTTGCTCCGCTGTTTTATATTTTCGGCAACAACGATCAGGAAGTCGGTGTGCCGAATATTTTACGTGCGGTAAAAAAGGCTGGCGGTACGGTTTTGGTCGACAGCACTGCACCGATTCCGAATCATCCGCGCTGGGGGATATGCGGACTCCAGGACCCGAACAACGGCCCGGTGGAAATTGATAAGGCGGCTGACTCAGCAGCCGGATATGAAAAGCTGATACTTGCAGTCCATAATCCTTCGCTGCTCAGGAAGATTGAAGGAAAGCTGCAGCCGGCACTTTCTCTTGCCGGGCATACGCACGGCGGTCAAATACGTTTTGGGCCATGGGGAATGCAGGATCTTGGCTGTTTCCAAAAAACAGCGGACAGCGCGAAATTAATCAGTAACGGTTATGGAACAACTATGGTGCCGCTGCGGCTGGGTGCAAAACCAGAATGCCATGTAGTGGAGATTCGCTACTAG
- a CDS encoding YpdA family putative bacillithiol disulfide reductase has product MNCADAIIVGGGPCGLSAAIELQNIGLSAVVIEKGNIVHSIYNYPTHQTFFSSSSKLSIGKTPFITAIDKPKRNDALVYYRTVAQIENLQINSHERVEDIRRQDGRFVVTTDKSAYYAKYVVVATGYYDQPNSLHVEGENLPTVFHYFKEAHPYFNKKVTVIGGKNSAVDAALELQRAGAHVSVVYRNDSYSKSVKPWILPGFDSLVRNGHIDMYFNASVTKITEDAVTVDQQGKIFDLESDYVFAMIGYHPDHDFLRKIGIEVDDVSGRPVFNEETMETNIDNLFIAGVIAAGNNANEIFIENGRFHGGMIAKHIKQHL; this is encoded by the coding sequence ATGAATTGTGCAGATGCAATAATTGTCGGCGGAGGCCCTTGCGGCTTGTCTGCGGCAATTGAATTGCAAAATATTGGACTGTCGGCAGTGGTAATTGAAAAAGGGAATATCGTTCATTCGATTTACAACTATCCGACTCACCAAACATTTTTTAGTTCGAGCAGTAAATTATCGATTGGCAAGACGCCGTTTATCACCGCTATAGACAAACCAAAGCGCAACGATGCGCTAGTCTATTACAGAACGGTCGCCCAAATCGAAAATTTGCAAATCAACAGTCATGAACGAGTGGAGGATATCCGAAGGCAAGACGGGCGATTCGTTGTGACGACAGATAAATCGGCTTATTATGCGAAATATGTCGTAGTGGCTACGGGATATTATGATCAGCCGAACAGTTTACATGTCGAAGGTGAGAATTTACCGACAGTCTTTCATTATTTTAAAGAAGCGCACCCGTATTTTAATAAAAAGGTGACAGTGATCGGCGGTAAAAATTCTGCTGTCGATGCAGCATTGGAATTACAGCGTGCAGGCGCGCATGTCTCGGTCGTTTATCGAAATGATTCTTATTCAAAAAGTGTGAAACCATGGATCTTGCCCGGGTTCGACAGTTTAGTGCGTAATGGCCATATTGATATGTATTTCAATGCGTCGGTCACGAAAATCACGGAAGATGCAGTGACGGTGGATCAGCAGGGGAAAATATTTGACCTAGAGAGTGACTATGTCTTTGCAATGATTGGCTATCACCCGGATCATGACTTTTTACGTAAAATAGGAATTGAAGTCGACGATGTGTCAGGACGCCCTGTCTTTAATGAAGAGACGATGGAAACAAATATTGACAATCTATTTATCGCGGGTGTCATTGCTGCAGGCAATAATGCCAATGAAATATTCATTGAAAATGGACGTTTCCATGGCGGAATGATCGCCAAACACATCAAACAGCATCTATGA
- the prsW gene encoding glutamic-type intramembrane protease PrsW, giving the protein MFILLTVAIAPALALFSYLYLRKQIAKEPSRTLFHAFIYGAIMTFPILFIQHVFEEEHVFHNEFIRNAIFSSSLEEFFKWIIIFILVYKTVEFEDAYDGILYGASVSLGFATVENILYLLTFGLDTAFIRALLPVSSHALFGVVMGYYFGKAKFSDVTEKTKWIAMAFFAPFLLHILYNSILFSYDYWLYLMIPFMLFLWWFGLTRVKYAHTFAVQQFRKRNSIKSKKSV; this is encoded by the coding sequence ATGTTTATTTTGCTGACAGTTGCAATAGCACCGGCGCTGGCACTTTTCAGTTATTTGTATCTGCGCAAGCAAATTGCAAAAGAGCCTTCGCGTACGCTGTTTCATGCGTTCATTTACGGTGCGATCATGACATTCCCGATATTATTTATTCAGCATGTCTTTGAAGAAGAACATGTATTTCATAATGAATTTATTCGTAATGCCATATTTTCAAGCAGTTTGGAAGAGTTTTTTAAATGGATAATTATTTTCATACTGGTATACAAAACGGTAGAATTTGAAGATGCGTATGACGGGATCTTATACGGCGCAAGTGTATCTCTTGGGTTCGCCACTGTCGAGAATATTTTATATTTATTAACATTCGGATTAGATACTGCATTTATTCGTGCGTTATTGCCTGTTTCCAGTCATGCGTTATTCGGCGTTGTAATGGGCTATTATTTTGGTAAAGCGAAATTCTCAGATGTCACAGAAAAAACGAAATGGATAGCAATGGCGTTTTTTGCTCCTTTTTTGCTTCACATATTATATAATTCAATTTTATTTTCCTATGATTATTGGCTGTATCTGATGATACCTTTCATGCTGTTCCTTTGGTGGTTTGGTCTGACACGGGTGAAATACGCCCATACTTTTGCAGTGCAGCAATTCAGAAAAAGAAACTCAATAAAATCAAAAAAATCCGTCTGA